A region of Campylobacter armoricus DNA encodes the following proteins:
- a CDS encoding helix-turn-helix domain-containing protein: MDDKVKTLCVKIFGKKRFEILEFLALHADDDGFVFANIEELSKRLNISKPTIISTFKFLEEKALLEKLKNGLYKLK; the protein is encoded by the coding sequence ATGGATGATAAAGTAAAAACACTATGTGTAAAAATCTTTGGTAAAAAACGCTTTGAAATTTTAGAATTTTTAGCCCTTCATGCTGATGATGATGGCTTTGTCTTTGCAAATATCGAAGAGCTTTCTAAAAGGTTAAATATCAGCAAACCTACCATCATTTCTACTTTTAAATTTTTAGAAGAAAAAGCTTTGCTTGAAAAACTCAAAAACGGCTTATATAAACTCAAATAG
- the pyrC gene encoding dihydroorotase codes for MTLKNPLDMHLHLRDESMLELVAPFSTKDFKAGVIMPNLITPLTEITALKAYKERILKACKNEDFIPLMTLFFKDYDEKFLEKAKDELFAIKLYPAGITTNSDNGISSFDIEKLKPTLNAMSELGLPLLVHGETNDFVMDREANFAKIYEKLAKNFPKLKIVMEHITTKVLCNLLKDYENLYATITLHHLIITLDDVVGGKMDPHLFCKPIAKRYEDKDALCELAFSGYEKAMFGSDSAPHPLHTKECCGCAAGVFSAPVILPVLAELFEKHSNEVNLQKFISDNACKIHNLKFENDKIITLEKQEWQVPQKYGDVVPFMAGKNLNFKVAN; via the coding sequence ATGACACTTAAAAACCCTTTGGATATGCATTTACATTTACGCGATGAAAGCATGCTTGAGCTTGTAGCCCCATTTAGCACAAAAGACTTTAAAGCTGGTGTTATAATGCCAAATTTAATCACCCCACTTACTGAAATAACTGCACTCAAAGCTTACAAAGAACGCATCTTAAAAGCTTGTAAAAATGAAGATTTTATACCCTTGATGACCTTATTTTTTAAAGACTATGATGAGAAATTTTTAGAAAAAGCCAAAGATGAGCTTTTTGCTATCAAGCTTTATCCTGCAGGCATAACTACCAACTCAGATAATGGAATTTCAAGCTTTGATATAGAAAAGTTAAAACCTACTTTAAATGCCATGAGTGAGCTTGGCCTACCTTTGCTTGTGCATGGAGAAACAAACGATTTTGTAATGGATAGAGAAGCAAATTTTGCTAAAATCTATGAAAAACTAGCTAAAAACTTTCCAAAATTAAAAATTGTAATGGAACATATTACCACTAAGGTTTTATGCAATTTATTAAAAGATTATGAAAATTTATACGCAACTATCACTTTACACCATTTAATCATAACTTTAGATGATGTGGTGGGTGGTAAGATGGATCCGCATTTATTTTGCAAGCCTATTGCAAAACGCTATGAAGATAAAGACGCTTTATGTGAGCTTGCTTTTAGTGGCTATGAAAAGGCTATGTTTGGGAGTGATAGCGCACCTCATCCATTACACACTAAAGAATGCTGTGGGTGTGCGGCTGGAGTATTTAGTGCTCCTGTTATTTTGCCTGTTTTGGCTGAGCTTTTTGAAAAACATTCAAATGAAGTAAATTTGCAAAAATTTATTTCAGATAATGCTTGTAAAATCCATAATCTCAAATTTGAAAACGACAAAATTATCACTTTAGAAAAACAAGAATGGCAAGTACCACAAAAATACGGTGATGTGGTGCCATTTATGGCAGGAAAAAATTTAAATTTCAAAGTCGCAAATTAA
- a CDS encoding type ISP restriction/modification enzyme yields the protein MLKAYLENIKDISINDKEHTHRTALQNLLQAIKDNQDKQNKISIKQEPNNDKEGRGAPDFLITKDFLTLGYIENKRVNANLDNIIKSDQILKYTKLSPNIILTDYLRFVLLSLNEKNEIIICKEVKICSLDEIKSIVKNQSLLETKTKELNELFAIFFSKIPNPINSALDFANHLSLRTRILKDELLLSIENEALISLFNTFKETLYKELSYEEFCDSFAQTLTYSLFLAKLNNDTTKEIDLNNAKKFIPKSFPLIRSMSGFLDDSFENLESIKWLLEEIISIINHIDITSIIKELNKTGEKDLFNRPTILSTHKDPYLHFYETFLASYDPKLREVRGVYYTPAPVVIFIINAIDEVLKQDFNHKKGLSEALDKNITLLDFATGTGTFLLESFRKALEPINKNSVNYNPKALIDKFCGFEFLIAPYTIAHLKLSQSFKEEFNSPLNDNESLKIALTNTLYSKSTTQEENSQNTLFTLADLTNEFKKAQKIKEEQILIITGNPPYSGASSNKGLYEDEIKISYGLEPSKANLNDEQKKWINSYLKEKSKLNTSTFKAIYEKHKLENEKNPKWLLDDYVKFIRFAQSKIDSQESGIFAFISNNGFLDNPTFRGMRYSLMQSFDKIYILNLHGDTNKKEKAPDGSKDENVFDIMQGVSINIFIKQNSKAKNTKIYYYDLYGKRKDKYEFLYENDLNSIEWTLVKNNEPFYLFLPQNNDLLEEYNKGISIKDIFMLSSVGIVSAKDSILISTNTEKLKQQIYSYYNEFDKKYIKEIAYRPFDTQKIYFDIEKIERPRIETMEHFLEGKNLGLSIPRQLKGSKTEWNHCFLTTTITDQALTSGGNGPNNIFPLYLYPTTRSKKFLKKENPNFNEENFTSKIENFKENFRAFIDEFYKEKFSPEDILGYVYAVLFHKFYREKYLDFLKIDFPKIPFVENKKTFKDLSKLGLKLLNLHLLKDDELNSNAGEALFKSVKNKNFKIQKVKYNKDTKELFINESLYFNKVSPEIYEFKIGGYAVLDKYLKSHKEEDIDHKHFTLIIQTLDETLKIQDEISKINLS from the coding sequence ATGCTAAAAGCTTATCTAGAAAACATAAAAGATATTTCTATTAATGATAAGGAACACACACATAGAACAGCTTTGCAAAATTTATTACAAGCTATAAAAGACAATCAAGACAAGCAAAATAAAATCTCTATCAAACAAGAACCAAACAATGATAAAGAAGGTAGAGGTGCACCTGATTTTTTAATCACAAAAGATTTTCTAACACTAGGCTACATAGAAAATAAAAGAGTAAATGCAAATCTTGACAACATCATAAAAAGCGATCAAATTTTAAAATACACAAAATTAAGCCCAAATATCATTCTTACAGATTATTTAAGATTTGTATTATTAAGCTTAAATGAGAAAAATGAAATTATCATTTGCAAAGAAGTAAAAATTTGCTCTCTTGATGAGATTAAAAGCATTGTTAAAAATCAATCTTTACTAGAAACAAAAACAAAAGAACTAAACGAGCTTTTTGCTATCTTTTTTTCTAAAATCCCAAATCCCATAAATTCAGCCCTAGATTTTGCAAACCATCTAAGCCTAAGAACAAGAATTTTAAAAGATGAGCTTTTATTATCAATTGAAAATGAAGCATTGATAAGTTTATTTAATACTTTCAAAGAAACACTTTATAAAGAATTATCCTATGAAGAATTTTGTGATTCTTTTGCACAAACTTTAACTTATAGCTTATTCTTAGCCAAATTAAACAACGATACCACAAAAGAAATAGATTTAAACAATGCTAAAAAATTCATACCAAAATCATTTCCATTAATCCGTTCTATGAGTGGATTTTTAGATGATAGTTTTGAAAATTTAGAAAGCATAAAATGGCTTTTAGAAGAAATCATAAGCATTATAAATCACATAGACATTACAAGCATTATCAAAGAATTAAACAAAACAGGCGAGAAAGACTTATTTAATCGTCCTACTATTTTATCTACTCACAAAGATCCTTATTTGCACTTTTATGAAACATTTTTAGCAAGCTATGATCCAAAGCTTAGAGAAGTAAGGGGAGTGTATTATACTCCTGCACCTGTAGTAATTTTCATCATCAATGCTATTGATGAAGTTTTAAAACAAGATTTTAATCATAAAAAAGGATTAAGTGAAGCTTTGGATAAAAACATAACCTTGCTTGATTTTGCCACAGGCACTGGCACCTTTTTACTTGAAAGCTTTAGAAAAGCCTTAGAACCTATAAACAAAAATAGCGTTAATTATAATCCAAAAGCTTTGATAGATAAATTTTGCGGTTTTGAATTTTTAATAGCGCCTTATACCATAGCGCACTTAAAACTTTCTCAAAGCTTCAAAGAAGAATTTAACTCCCCGTTAAATGATAATGAAAGTCTTAAAATAGCACTAACAAATACCCTATACTCAAAAAGCACAACCCAAGAAGAAAATTCACAAAATACACTTTTTACACTTGCTGATTTAACCAACGAATTTAAAAAAGCACAAAAAATAAAAGAAGAACAAATTCTAATCATCACAGGCAATCCGCCATATAGTGGAGCAAGTAGCAACAAAGGCTTATATGAAGATGAGATCAAAATAAGCTATGGCTTAGAACCAAGCAAAGCAAATCTTAACGATGAACAAAAAAAGTGGATAAACTCATATCTTAAAGAAAAATCCAAACTAAACACAAGCACTTTTAAAGCTATATATGAAAAACACAAGCTAGAAAATGAAAAAAATCCAAAATGGCTTTTAGATGATTATGTAAAATTCATACGCTTTGCACAAAGCAAAATAGACTCTCAAGAAAGTGGAATTTTTGCTTTTATTTCAAATAATGGCTTTTTAGATAATCCTACCTTTAGAGGTATGAGATATTCTTTAATGCAAAGCTTTGATAAAATCTACATACTAAATTTACACGGCGATACCAATAAAAAAGAAAAAGCTCCAGATGGAAGTAAGGATGAAAATGTCTTTGACATAATGCAAGGAGTAAGTATAAATATCTTTATAAAACAAAATTCAAAAGCAAAAAATACAAAGATTTATTACTATGATTTATACGGAAAAAGAAAAGACAAATACGAATTTTTATATGAAAATGACTTAAATTCTATAGAATGGACTTTAGTAAAAAACAACGAGCCTTTTTATCTTTTCTTACCGCAAAATAACGACTTATTAGAAGAATACAACAAAGGTATAAGTATAAAAGATATTTTTATGCTTTCAAGCGTAGGAATTGTAAGTGCTAAAGATTCTATATTAATATCAACTAATACTGAAAAATTAAAACAACAAATTTATAGTTATTATAATGAATTTGATAAGAAATATATAAAAGAAATAGCATACAGACCTTTTGATACGCAAAAAATTTATTTTGATATAGAAAAAATAGAAAGACCCAGAATTGAAACGATGGAACATTTTTTAGAAGGAAAAAATTTAGGATTAAGTATTCCTAGACAATTGAAAGGTTCTAAAACAGAATGGAATCATTGTTTTTTAACAACAACAATTACAGATCAAGCATTAACATCTGGAGGTAATGGCCCAAACAATATCTTCCCACTCTATCTTTACCCTACAACTAGAAGTAAAAAATTCCTAAAAAAAGAAAATCCAAATTTCAATGAAGAAAATTTCACCTCAAAAATAGAAAATTTCAAAGAAAACTTTAGAGCTTTCATAGATGAGTTTTACAAAGAAAAATTCTCACCTGAAGATATATTAGGCTATGTTTATGCTGTGCTTTTTCATAAATTTTATAGAGAAAAATACCTTGATTTTTTAAAAATTGATTTTCCAAAAATTCCTTTTGTAGAAAATAAAAAAACTTTTAAAGATTTAAGCAAACTAGGTTTAAAGCTTTTAAATTTACATTTATTAAAAGATGATGAGTTAAATTCAAATGCGGGCGAAGCTTTATTTAAAAGTGTCAAAAATAAAAATTTCAAAATACAAAAAGTAAAATACAACAAAGACACAAAAGAACTTTTTATAAACGAAAGCTTGTATTTTAACAAAGTAAGTCCTGAAATTTATGAGTTTAAAATAGGTGGCTATGCTGTGCTAGATAAATACTTAAAAAGCCACAAAGAAGAAGACATAGATCATAAGCATTTTACCTTGATCATACAAACTTTAGATGAGACTTTAAAAATTCAAGATGAAATTTCAAAAATCAATCTTAGCTAG
- a CDS encoding class I SAM-dependent methyltransferase, which translates to MNLWNKKAKSYARYNPSLNEIQKATFAKLGSLQGQSIVDIGCGTGVWTLHLAQKAKSVLGIDSSSAMLEILQEDAKTHAISNVKTLNLDFESFYKNNNTKFDLAFLSMSPALQNEKDYKAFLSLASKKVYLGWASRRKSSFLDPIFEHFNTHFKGFYEEDLQGFLNVQNISYESEIFNETRVVKRDKQSAIENALWHLNMNGINANKQELESFVKDEVEEIIEAKIKLLIIS; encoded by the coding sequence ATGAATTTATGGAATAAAAAAGCAAAAAGCTATGCAAGATATAATCCTAGCTTAAACGAAATTCAAAAAGCTACTTTTGCAAAGCTTGGATCTTTGCAAGGACAAAGCATAGTAGATATAGGCTGTGGAACTGGGGTTTGGACTTTGCATTTAGCACAAAAAGCAAAAAGTGTTTTGGGTATAGATAGTTCTAGCGCTATGCTTGAAATTTTACAAGAAGATGCAAAAACTCATGCTATATCAAATGTAAAAACCTTAAATTTAGACTTTGAAAGCTTTTATAAAAACAATAATACAAAATTTGATTTAGCCTTTTTAAGTATGTCCCCTGCTTTACAAAATGAAAAAGACTATAAGGCTTTTTTAAGCTTAGCTTCTAAAAAAGTGTATTTAGGTTGGGCAAGTAGGCGTAAAAGTAGCTTTTTAGATCCTATATTTGAGCATTTTAACACGCATTTTAAAGGCTTTTATGAAGAGGATTTACAAGGCTTTTTAAATGTGCAAAATATCTCTTATGAGAGTGAAATTTTTAATGAAACTAGAGTGGTAAAAAGAGACAAACAAAGCGCGATAGAAAATGCTTTGTGGCATTTAAATATGAATGGCATTAATGCAAACAAACAAGAGCTAGAAAGCTTTGTAAAAGATGAGGTAGAAGAGATTATAGAAGCTAAGATAAAACTTTTAATCATTAGCTAG
- a CDS encoding metal ABC transporter solute-binding protein, Zn/Mn family gives MRVLFLCLISFLSIYAKNLVSVSIAPQAYFLKQIAKDTLDINIVIPPNANEHTFEFKPSGILKLEKSDIYFTANLEFEKIWILKLKDNLKNTKIISTQNGINFLPLQEHTHEGHHHHGNDPHTWLDPLLAKTHAENITLALIEQYPQNKAFYEKNLEIFLKELDELNLQIQALFKNVKNKYFLVYHPSWGYFAKRYHLSQIPVEIEGKEPKPKDLAKLTKLIQKEQIKAIFIPKGANNNTIKAMASNYNLKIIELDHLPNDYKNELLKDAKNIASALQ, from the coding sequence ATGCGTGTATTGTTTTTGTGTTTGATTTCATTTTTAAGTATATATGCTAAAAATTTAGTAAGCGTTAGTATAGCCCCGCAAGCTTATTTTCTAAAGCAAATTGCTAAAGACACTCTAGATATTAACATAGTCATACCGCCTAATGCAAATGAGCATACTTTCGAATTTAAACCAAGCGGTATTTTAAAGCTTGAAAAAAGTGATATTTACTTCACAGCAAATTTAGAATTTGAAAAAATTTGGATTTTAAAACTTAAAGATAATCTCAAAAATACCAAAATCATCTCTACTCAAAATGGTATTAATTTTTTACCTTTGCAAGAGCATACACATGAAGGACACCATCACCATGGAAATGATCCTCACACATGGCTTGATCCACTTTTAGCAAAAACTCATGCTGAAAATATCACTTTAGCACTTATAGAACAATACCCACAAAATAAAGCATTTTACGAAAAAAATTTAGAAATTTTTTTAAAAGAACTTGATGAGCTAAATTTACAAATACAAGCTTTATTTAAGAATGTAAAAAATAAGTATTTTTTAGTCTATCATCCATCTTGGGGATATTTTGCTAAAAGGTACCATCTAAGTCAAATTCCTGTTGAAATAGAAGGAAAAGAACCTAAACCAAAAGACTTAGCTAAACTTACAAAACTTATACAAAAAGAGCAAATTAAAGCTATTTTTATACCAAAAGGGGCTAATAATAACACTATCAAAGCTATGGCAAGCAATTATAATCTTAAAATCATAGAGCTTGATCATTTGCCAAATGATTATAAAAATGAGCTTTTAAAAGATGCAAAAAACATAGCAAGTGCTTTACAATGA
- a CDS encoding metal ABC transporter ATP-binding protein, producing the protein MIKINIKNLNFSYNQDEVLKNINLNYESKDFLAIVGPNGGGKSTLLKLILGLLNSQKCINFKGLNLKDIGYVPQNTLANPNFPVRVLEVVMMGRVDKKFFGFYTKKDQEQALLALEKVGMRNFWDKKINELSGGQRQRVYIARALASECKLLILDEPTASIDTKGSVQIFELLKKLHESGVGVIVICHDLNVSLAYANKIAYLNKELFLHENTPEKKAHLLAHLSQNHTHFCDVELSLEQCCCKGENHA; encoded by the coding sequence ATGATAAAAATCAATATTAAAAATTTAAACTTTTCCTATAATCAAGATGAGGTGTTAAAAAATATCAACCTAAACTATGAAAGTAAAGATTTTTTAGCTATAGTAGGACCAAATGGTGGTGGAAAATCTACTCTTTTAAAACTCATACTAGGCCTACTAAATAGTCAAAAATGTATAAATTTTAAAGGATTGAATTTAAAAGATATAGGTTATGTCCCACAAAACACTTTAGCTAATCCTAACTTTCCAGTGCGCGTGTTAGAAGTGGTTATGATGGGAAGAGTAGATAAAAAATTCTTTGGTTTTTATACCAAAAAAGATCAAGAACAAGCCTTACTAGCCTTAGAAAAAGTGGGTATGAGAAATTTTTGGGATAAAAAAATCAACGAACTAAGTGGGGGTCAAAGACAAAGAGTTTATATAGCAAGAGCTCTAGCAAGTGAATGCAAGCTTTTAATTCTTGATGAACCTACTGCAAGCATAGATACCAAAGGCTCGGTACAAATTTTTGAGCTTTTGAAAAAATTACATGAAAGTGGGGTTGGCGTGATAGTAATATGCCATGATTTAAATGTAAGCTTAGCTTATGCAAATAAAATAGCATATTTAAACAAAGAATTATTCTTGCATGAAAACACCCCTGAAAAAAAGGCACATTTACTAGCGCATTTAAGCCAAAATCACACACATTTTTGCGATGTTGAGCTTAGTTTGGAGCAGTGTTGCTGTAAAGGAGAAAATCATGCTTGA
- a CDS encoding metal ABC transporter permease, with protein sequence MLELLSSSFIQNAFLAAFLTSIACGIMGTLIMINRLSSMAGGITHGAFGGIGIAFYFGLPVLVSTSLFTLFLALLVAFLVQKYPFRSDNIVGVIWAFGMAVGIILIDLSPGYNNDLMGYLFGSILSVPTQDIVLFAIIDVVFIVLVLLFYRQFEILSFDKEFASLRGVKTNLFHYLLIAMMAFCIVISIKVVGLVLVIALLSIPAFIAESFSKKLGQMMIISTLLSISFCLIGLFVSFYYNLASGACIIASACVAFVFYLCFSTFSKKS encoded by the coding sequence ATGCTTGAACTTTTATCTAGCTCTTTTATACAAAATGCTTTTTTGGCTGCTTTTTTAACTAGCATTGCATGTGGGATTATGGGGACTTTGATTATGATTAACCGCTTAAGCTCTATGGCAGGAGGCATTACGCATGGGGCTTTTGGAGGCATTGGTATAGCATTTTATTTTGGCTTGCCAGTATTAGTTAGTACAAGTTTATTTACGCTTTTTTTAGCCTTGCTTGTAGCATTTTTAGTGCAAAAATACCCTTTTAGAAGTGATAATATAGTCGGGGTTATATGGGCTTTTGGAATGGCTGTTGGTATCATACTCATAGACTTAAGTCCTGGGTATAATAATGATTTAATGGGATATTTATTTGGTAGTATTTTATCTGTACCTACACAAGATATAGTTTTATTTGCAATAATTGATGTAGTTTTTATCGTTTTGGTATTACTTTTTTATCGTCAATTTGAAATTCTAAGTTTTGATAAAGAATTTGCAAGCTTAAGAGGGGTTAAAACCAATCTTTTTCATTATCTTTTAATCGCAATGATGGCTTTTTGTATCGTTATAAGTATCAAAGTAGTAGGACTTGTACTTGTGATAGCCTTGCTTAGCATACCTGCATTTATTGCTGAGAGTTTTTCTAAAAAGCTAGGTCAAATGATGATTATTTCTACGCTTTTGAGTATAAGTTTTTGTCTAATAGGGCTTTTTGTGAGTTTTTATTATAATCTTGCAAGTGGAGCTTGTATCATAGCAAGTGCTTGTGTAGCTTTTGTGTTTTATCTTTGCTTTAGCACTTTTTCAAAGAAAAGTTGA
- a CDS encoding DNA ligase: MLLKKHFSLIARLFISLVLLYLLPLNSLFAKDILLFKIYDENIFKDRNLSQYVMSEKLDGIRGIWDGKAMQTRAKNPIKLPKFFTKNFPNFELDGELWIKRNSFEEISSLIRQENPDEKLWQKVSYNVFDVPNACEEFKLNPCTLEARLEILKEYLVKNPNDFIKIIPQIPIKDKKHLEQFYQDIISNKGEGVIIRKNDIEYERKRSDSAFKLKPFDDAECVVKKLFEGKGKFEGKMGSLLCEANIQGKKVSFKIGSGFKEKDRLNPPPIGAIITFKYNGLTKNGKPKFASFLRMYENSTLQ, from the coding sequence ATGCTGCTAAAAAAGCACTTTAGTCTTATAGCAAGGCTTTTTATAAGCCTTGTTCTTCTTTACTTGCTCCCTTTAAATTCTCTTTTTGCAAAAGATATTTTACTTTTTAAAATTTATGATGAAAATATATTTAAAGATAGAAATTTAAGTCAGTATGTAATGAGTGAAAAACTCGATGGTATAAGAGGTATTTGGGATGGTAAAGCTATGCAAACAAGAGCAAAAAATCCTATAAAACTTCCTAAATTTTTTACAAAAAATTTTCCAAATTTTGAACTCGATGGTGAGCTTTGGATTAAAAGAAATTCTTTTGAAGAAATCTCATCTTTGATTCGCCAAGAAAATCCTGATGAAAAACTTTGGCAAAAAGTAAGTTATAATGTCTTTGATGTGCCAAATGCTTGTGAAGAATTTAAGCTTAATCCTTGCACTTTAGAAGCAAGATTAGAAATTTTAAAAGAGTATTTAGTAAAAAATCCAAATGATTTTATAAAAATAATCCCTCAAATTCCTATAAAAGATAAAAAACATCTAGAGCAATTTTATCAGGATATTATTTCCAATAAAGGCGAGGGTGTGATTATAAGAAAAAATGATATAGAGTATGAGAGAAAAAGATCAGATAGTGCTTTTAAACTAAAACCTTTTGATGATGCAGAATGTGTGGTAAAAAAACTTTTTGAAGGTAAAGGTAAATTTGAAGGCAAAATGGGCTCCTTGCTTTGTGAAGCTAATATCCAAGGTAAAAAAGTAAGTTTTAAAATAGGTTCAGGTTTTAAAGAAAAAGATCGCTTAAACCCTCCGCCAATTGGTGCTATAATTACATTTAAATACAATGGTTTAACCAAAAATGGCAAACCAAAATTTGCTAGCTTTTTAAGAATGTATGAAAATAGCACTTTGCAATAA
- the rplT gene encoding 50S ribosomal protein L20, with product MARVKTGVVRRRRHKKVLKLARGFYSGRRKHFRKAKEQLERSLVYAYRDRRRKKRDFRRLWIVRINAACRLNDISYSRFINGLKKAGIELDRKILADLAMNDATAFAKIADAAKKAL from the coding sequence ATGGCAAGAGTAAAAACAGGTGTTGTAAGACGCCGCAGACATAAAAAAGTTTTAAAACTTGCACGCGGTTTTTATAGTGGTCGCCGCAAACACTTTAGAAAAGCTAAAGAACAATTAGAAAGAAGTTTGGTTTATGCGTATCGTGACAGACGCCGTAAAAAACGCGATTTTCGTCGTCTTTGGATAGTGCGTATCAATGCAGCTTGCAGACTAAATGATATTAGTTATTCAAGATTTATAAATGGTCTTAAAAAAGCAGGCATTGAGCTTGATAGAAAAATTTTAGCTGATTTAGCTATGAATGACGCAACTGCTTTTGCTAAAATTGCAGATGCTGCTAAAAAAGCACTTTAG
- the rpmI gene encoding 50S ribosomal protein L35, with product MPKMKSVKSAVKRFKVGKNKIKRGSAFRSHILTKKPAKRMRDLRTSKYVHSTNVKAVEKMLGI from the coding sequence ATGCCAAAAATGAAAAGCGTTAAAAGTGCTGTTAAACGCTTCAAAGTAGGTAAAAACAAAATCAAAAGAGGTTCAGCTTTTAGAAGCCATATTTTGACTAAAAAACCTGCTAAGAGAATGCGTGATCTTCGCACTTCTAAGTATGTTCATTCGACCAATGTTAAAGCGGTTGAAAAAATGTTAGGAATTTAA